From the Octopus bimaculoides isolate UCB-OBI-ISO-001 chromosome 27, ASM119413v2, whole genome shotgun sequence genome, the window ACAGACACATCtggaaaatagaagaaattaagaaaaatatttgtttcagatggGAACGAAATATTTGAGTAGAATTCATTGAAGGAAATACCTTGCTTGGTGCTAAACCGCTTCAGTTCACACACAAGACACTGAGGGGACAGTGGAAAGTTAGTGAGACTGAACTGGTggctatgtcatcatcatcatcgtcgtttaacatacgctttccatgctagcatgggttggacgatttgactgaggactggtgaaaaccagatggctacaccaggctccaatctgatttggcagagtttctacagctggatgcccttcctaacgccaaccactcagagagtgtagtgggtgcttttacatgccaccggcacgaaggccagtcaggtggtactggcaatggccacgctcaaaatggtgtgttttatgtgccacccgtacaagagccagtccaggggcactggcaacgatctcactcgaaagtccttacacatgccgtgggcacaagtgccagaaaggcgacgctgggcacaggtgccatcacaatttcattTTTGCTTGCCCCGTGACTGCGAGAAAAACTTCACAACCACAATGCCATGCCTGATTGacctttatataatgtatatgagtggctgtgtgtggtaagtagcttgcttacgaaccacatggttctgggttcagtcccactgcgtggcaccttgggcaagtgtcacgccgggtgaaatgcttaacggtatttcgtctgctgttacgttctgagttcaaattccactgaggtagagtttgcttttcatcctttcagagttgataaattaagtatcagttacacactggggtcgatgtaattgacttaatcccttttgtctgtccttgtttgtcccctctatatttagccccttgtgggcaataaagaaataggaaacttcaaggcatatgtatatgtgactatTTGGAAGGAGAGGATGATAAAACTTTgggaaataagttattttttattaaacataactagcccAGGAAccttttttgataccacctcaaaTGAACCCCCAAAGGGCCATATTGATCCCCAAGGGTCATATTTGACCCTTAAGGACCATAttaaccccagttgagaaccactgatctacagCTGCAGTAAACTTAACTAGGGCCAACAACCGTGTCTTCTGTATTTCAAGACaagatattgtttgttgttgttgttggcactccgtcgcttacgacgtcgaggtttccagttgatccgatcaacggaacagcctgctcgtgaaattaacgtgcaagtggctgagcactccacagacacgagtacccttaacgtagttctcggggatattcagtgtgacacagagtgtgacaaggctgaccctttgaattacaggcacaacagaaacaggaagtaagagtgagagaaagttgtggtggaagagtacagcagggttcgccagcatcccctgccggaacctcgtggagctctaggtgttttcactcaataaacactcacaacgcccggtctgggaatcgaaaccgcgatcctatgaccgcgagtccgctgccctaaccattgggccattgcacctccactcaagACAAGATGATCACAGGCAGAATGTACTGATCAAGGCCAgccaggggttaaacaacaacaaaaaaaacaagacttAGCTAGATAGGTTACCTTGAGACTGTTGAAGTATAGAGAATTGATATCGGTCAGTCCGAGCCTGAGAGGAATAATCAGTAACAAGGGTGACCAACTGGACTCTTTTAATGATGAACCTGCTGTTAGTGGGGAACTGTCCGAGATGGATTTAGATTCTAGCTGACCATTATCACGATTGGTGGTGAAGTTTTTGCACAAAGTCCctggggaagaaagagagaaagagaaagttgaaagaaaggattatcatcattgtagatattatcatcacaatcatcaccatcatctagtgcaggggttttcaaactgtggtccgcaaggacaagacaggggtccgtagacagcaaatactttttatgggcaatttgattttatatatgttttttaatcgaaatcttttaattgacaataaacctatttgttaaatactgctaaataaataaatgtaaaaatatatgttactttaagcaaatatttatgtgtaaatttcataagcgtttataagggggtctctaaggtaaagcctgaaatataaaggggtctgcaagtcaaaaagtttgaaaacccctggtataGTGTTATCATTTCccttgtcattatcatcaccacctttTCATTATTGTCAGCATgctcattatcataatcattatcgccatcatcatcatcaccaccaacatcataataaccaccatcctcaccataatcatcataatcaccagtcatcatcatcaccatcaccacaccatcattatcataaccatcatcatcaccatcataatgattgtcatcatcgtcataacctcagcaacagcagcagtagcagcagcagcaacagtattactatcatctccaccacccatcatcaccatcatctccaccacccaCTTACTTTCATCatcttttcagtcattttgacagcagccatgctggagcaccaccttagaaaaatagttttagtcgaagaaatcgaccccaggacttattctttgtaagcctagaacatattttatcactctcttttgccaaaccgctaagttacagggacataaacacaccagcatcggctgtcaagcaatgggagtgggaaacaaacacataaatacacacataaatatatatatatNNNNNNNNNNaacaggcttctttcagtttccatctaccaaatccactcacaaggctttggtcagcccaaggctatagtagaagacacttgcctaaggtgccacgcagtgggactgaaccttcttaccacacagctacgcctgcacctatatacacatacaacaggcttctttcagtttccatctaccagtttCCATACACAGGGGCTATACAAGACATGCCCAAGGTGCAGCAAAAGTGCATCTTATACACCCATAAATATGGTAAACACTCTGCCCCCccatcatctaaaaaaaaaaaataaatacatgtgatagaataaaagagagagagagactatactCACTGATGTCATCTTCTATGATGGTGTTGTCCATGGCTACATGGGTGACAATGGCGCTCCATTCATCATATACAGACAGCTTCCTAATGagaggaagatgaagaataaagataggatgtgtgtgtgtgtgtgtgtgtgtgtgtaagagagagagaatcagtaGAATAACATAtattgacatgcacacacatatacatacatacattcataaacatacatatatgtgcacatgtacacatacatcatgatcaccatcatcatcatttaacgtccgtttcccatgttgacaggagctggtaaggcttgGGGTTGTTCCAAGCTCCATTGCCTgtcctggcatggtttctacaactgggtgcccttcctaatgccaaccactccacagagttgttgttgttgttggcactccgtcgcttacgacgttgagggttccagttgatccgatcaacggaacagcctgctcgtgaaattaacgtgcaagtggctgagcactccacagacacgtgtacccttaacgtagttctcggggatattcagcgtgacacagtgtgacaaggctggcccctttgaattacaggcacaacagaaacaggaagtaagagtgagagaaagctgtggtgaaagagtacagcagggttcgccaccatcccctgccagagcctcgtggagctttaggtgttttcgctcaataaacactcacaacgcctggtctgggaatcaaaaccgcgatcctatgactgcgagtccgctgccctaaccactgggccattgcgcctccacactccacagagtatactaggtgcttttcacgtggcaccagcacccgtGTTTTTtccgtggcaccagcaccagtgtcaATTCTGCCATGATCAACAGGTCTACTtcagtacagcaaggcaccagacacatatatacacatacttacatacacatatatgcatattaatgcacatacatattcacctgtaaacacatacacacacagacatatgcacaaagacaaatacattgataaatgcacacatttatctatatgcAGGTATAttaggtatatttatattaatagatccaatattcatcatctgaaagtctccactCTTTGCTTCCTCTCATTTTGcatctatacatatttgtatattttgtatttcacacccaaactgttatatttaatctGTTTATCTGCACAATTGCCTCTATAACTGCTCAACCTGATCCCTCTTATAGCCATTCATTGCCCCATGAAActgatcccctgtaaagacattggagtctaagtttgaatcatttgagcactactaagtgtcttctataacgaGAATCTGTgcatctcatctgttgactatatatatatatatatatatatatatatacaccacatatacataagcacatatatacacatatacttacaaaatCTTGAAAAAATAAATCGAGCATAAGAACCCCAACATACAATGGTGAATATGGTAAAGAAACCGAACAAGAAATGGAGAatgtaaaagacagaaaataagacCAGACGAAAATTCCTGTCAATAATCATCAGCAAACTTACTTTAAGACTTGAGCTATAGTGTTTGGACCAAACCAACTTCCAACCGTTTTACCTTCAGATACGCCCATTGATGCTGCAACAGAAAGAGGACTGTGTAAGAATTGGTCGTttgtaataacaacaagaataagtcACTTGTTTTTTGAACCTTGAATGGCTATGGGAATCCCTtgaagtaaaataggaaccaaaaggGGTCCAGTCCACTAAATGattgcagaagtataaccaatttatggcacccaaactttaacaacaaaatctcatatggaTCCCAAAGGATCATATGAACCACTGATCTAGGATGACCTTACCGATTTGATGTATTGAGTAATAAGATGTTCGTTTATCCTGGAAGAGGCTCAGTATCTTTCGGTAGACAGGATCGTTGAGGGAGTCCTTGGACCAGCGCCAGTCTGAAATTAAATGGAATGACTGCATCAGTAGAATTGGGGAGGAGAGATAACAGGATGGAGGTGGGTAAAAAAAAGAGATACAGAGGGAAAGAAATTAGTAGTCTGCAtgtggacacatacatatatatatatatatatatatatatatatatatatatatatatacatacatatacacacatatgtatatacatacatagacactgtgcatatgagtgtgaatgagagaaaacaaagaagggTGGgtaagaaagatacagagaggggagagaaaggagttgtttgtgtgtgtatacatacatatatacacaacacatgttggcactctgtcgcttacgacgtcgattagttccagttgatctgatcaacggaacagcctgctcgtgaaatgaacatgcaagtggctgagcactccacagacacgtgtgcccttaacgtagttctcggggatattcagcgtgacaaggctgaccctttgaattacaggcacaacagaaacaggaagaaaaagtgagagaaagttgtggtgaaagagtacagcagggttcgccaccatcccctgccgtagcctcgtggagctttaggtgttttcgctcaataaacactcacaacgcctggtccgggaatcgaaaccgcgatcctatgaccgcgagtctgctgccctaaccactgggccattgcgcctccacacagaacacacatatacatacatacactacatacacacacatatatatatatatatatatatatatatatacatacatacaaggttgtgtatgtgtgtgtgtatgcatattaaggtatctttgccttgacatcacatgacaactgtaaatgagtgtcactgtcgtGTGAGTGGTGTagtttgtttccaattttctgtgaaaacttGTCCGGTTGCAGGGAAATATCACcttctttggaaacaggtgaggcttggtgtgtgtatactgtgtgtgtatatgtgcatgcatatatgtgtgtgtgtgccttattctgcatacaaacatgtgcatttatatatctttaggcattatgcttatatatgtatctatagaaaCTGCAGCAGAGTATTTAAGAGATAAAGGTAAAGATCCcatatacacgtgcgtgtgtgtgtgcacgattCTATAAACAGACAGCAGCTTGATGTACAAACCTCTACCAAGATGCCTAATCACAAGGCACTGAGCCATCATCATCTGTCCACACCTGAGCATACATCCCCATCCAGTATCCGTAGTTGGGCCAGTTCCACCTGTAAACATAAAAACGtaaacattatcaacatcatcatctacaGCTTTGATTTGAGATCAACTCCCTTCGTTTATCAATATCCACCAAAACATTACATAAGATCGATATCTACCTAGCTAAGCACCTGCACACCTAACTAGGTAAGCAGCTAGCCAGAGACACCTAGATAGCTAGCTGGACACCAACCTAGTTAGCTAGtcatatatatagctagctagaacCCCCATTTTGTTACCCAGACACCCTTTGAGTGAATAAGTATCTAGCTGGCGAAATACCTATTTAACTGGTTAActcttttgctaccatatttctgctgagatgctctgtgtttctttcaattaattttaaatataacaaagaatttagtaaaataacttagttatcattaagccaGTGTTAGGAACACAAATTGTGACTAAGGCttcgtggaagattttaattcagaacttttgaagacaagacatttgtaccacaaagccagaggtggtttcaggtgggttggtatcaaaagggttaaagacttAACAAGCTAGATTGCCATGTAGCTGCCTAGATACTCATCTAGCCACCTAGATGGCAATCTAACGAGGCTGATGCCTATCCAGCAGTTTAGATACCCATTTAGCCAGCCAGATGCCTAAATAACCAGTTTGATACCTATCTAATTAGCTAGGCACCTATCTTGCTGGTTAGGCAACAATCCAGCTGGCTAGGCACCTATCAGGCTAGCTAGGTGCCTATCAAGCTGGCTAGGTGCCTATCAGGCTGGCTAGGTACCTATCAGGCTGGCTAGGTACTTATCAAGCTGGCTAAGCACCAATCTAACCATCTCAATATCTAACTGACCAGCTAGGTAGCTAGTCAGGAAACTATTCTGCTAACTAGACATGTATCTAGCTAAACAGTCAGCAATCACGACACCTATAGAGGTAGCTAGTCAACAACGAATAAAACAACAGGTATACAAGTCATCAAATATCATATACCCAGACTCATTCCTCATTTTAGGAGTGGGTAGCCACAgtaagacacacaccaggcattccattcatttccctcAAAGGGGCAAGCCCTgttctatgctcgggtcaaggcatagaacgcaaccctCAATATCAGCAGCGGGGCCCAACAGCATATGCAGGTTTATCCCCGCAGCATCATGCTGGTTGTGTACCCCTTTGGTAACAtcaaaattcactcatccgtccagAAACAGTCTCCAAGCTTtcttatcatttataaactctcttgcctctctcactccaacgaCCTCtgaccaccaaagctttcctcactctgTCCATCCACTCAATgtggatatcacacccgttttatcaaacccgttttataggtagagatactaagttgaagtgatgcattttgagtagatatgaataataataataaatggagcaaaacgcatataaataaaagttgctttaattcctacatatgtttcaaaatatatgtgcactctactccaaagaagtaagagctgctggaattgcacatatattcatcgtcagggaaccaacatatagaagcaagacaaatgtgaAATGATGAGGTAAGTTACAAGTTATAATATtacatggccaagtaagtgaccgttagaaataagaacgcttgtttacatagagttataaaggGAGTAATAATATTACATGGCCATGTAatgtcataaacacctgtacgttgtaggttttttttttttttttgtcactttagctatgaattaaattaatgaattcactCATTTGTCCAGAAACACTCTCCACGCTTtcttatcatttataaactctcttgcctctctcNNNNNNNNNNNNNNNNNNNNNNNNNNNNNNNNNNNNNNNNNNNNNNNNNNNNNNNNNNNNNNNNNNNNNNNNNNNNNNNNNNNNNNNNNNNNNNNNNNNNNNNNNNNNNNNNNNNNNNNNNNNNNNNNNNNNNNNNNNNNNNNNNNNNNNNNNNNNNNNNNNNNNNNNNNNNNNNNNNNNNNNNNNNNNNNNNNNNNNNNNNNNNNNNNNNNNNNNNNNNNNNNNNNNNNNNNNNNNNNNNNNNNNNNNNNNNNNNNNNNNNNNNNNNNNNNNNNNNNNNNNNNNNNNNNNNNNNNNNNNNNNNNNNNNNNNNNNNNNNNNNNNNNNNNNNNNNNNNNNNNNNNNNNNNNNNNNNNNNNNNNNNNNNNNNNNNNNNNNNNNNNNNNNNNNNNNNNNNNNNNNNNNNNNNNNNNNNNNNNNNNNNNNNNNNNNNNNNNNNNNNNNNNNNNNNNNNNNNNNNNNNNNNNNNNNNNNNNNNNNNNNNNNNNNNNNNNNNNNNNNNNNNNNNNNNNNNNNNNNNNNNNNNNNNNNNNNNNNNNNNNNNNNNNNNNNNNNNNNNNNNNNNNNNNNNNNNNNNNNNNNNNNNNNNNNNNNNNNNNNNNNNNNNNNNNNNNNNNNNNNNNNNNNNNNNNNNNNNNNNNNNNNNNNNNNNNNNNNNNNNNNNNNNNNNNNNNNNNNNNNNNNNNNNNNNNNNNNNNNNNNNNNNNNNNNNNNNNNNNNNNNNNNNNNNNNNNNNNNNNNNNNNNNNNNNNNNNNNNNNNNNNNNNNNNNNNNNNNNNNNNNNNNNNNNNNNNNNNNNatatatatatatatatatatatacgatgggcttctttcagtttccgtctaccaaatccactcacaaagccatctggttcaccagtcctcagtcaaatcgtccaacccatgctagcatggaaagcggacattaaatgatgatgatgatgatgatggtgatgaatgtgaataaacaaacattacatctAACAGAGTGATTTGTATGTTAAGAGGTTAAATCAGTTATATCAAGTCCAAATATGTTCCAGAGGTCACCTCTCATACCTATCTTTCAATGCTATCCAAAAATTATACAATCACGCCATAtattgcttgattaattcaaaataatgtgaataaataagcactgcATGAgacagtggttagggtgtcaggctcacaatcatgaggtagtgagttcaatttccaaaccaggctgtgtgttgtgttcttgagcaagacactttatttcacgttgctctagttccctcagctgtagaaatgagttgtgacatcactagtgccaagctgtatcggcccctttgcctttcccttggataatatcagtgacatggagaggagagactggtatgcatgggcgactgctagtcttccacaaacaaccttgtccggaatTGTGCCTCAGacggtaactttctaggtgcaatcccatggtcagtcatgattcAAGGGGGTTTTCACccttttacatttgacagagNNNNNNNNNNNNNNNNNNNNNNNNNNNNNNNNNNNNNNNNNNNNNNNNNNNNNNNNNNNNNNNNNNNNNNNNNNNNNNNNNNNNNNNNNNNNNNNNNNNNNNNNNNNNNNNNNNNNNNNNNNNNNNNNNNNNNNNNNNNNNNNNNNNNNNNNNNNNNNNNNNNNNNNNNNNNNNNNNNNNNNNNNNNNNNNNNNNNNNNNNNNNNNNNNNNNNNNNNNNNNNNNNNNNNNNNNNNNNNNNNNNNNNNNNNNNNNNNNNNNNNNNNNNNNNNNNNNNNNNNNNNNNNNNNNNNNNNNNNNNNNNNNNNNNNNNNNNNNNNNNNNNNNNNNNNNNNNNNNNNNNNNNNNNNNNNNNNNNN encodes:
- the LOC106877415 gene encoding cysteine protease ATG4B, whose protein sequence is MFTGGTGPTTDTGWGCMLRCGQMMMAQCLVIRHLGRDWRWSKDSLNDPVYRKILSLFQDKRTSYYSIHQIASMGVSEGKTVGSWFGPNTIAQVLKKLSVYDEWSAIVTHVAMDNTIIEDDIRTLCKNFTTNRDNGQLESKSISDSSPLTAGSSLKESSWSPLLLIIPLRLGLTDINSLYFNSLKMCLSLKQSVGIIGGKPNHAHWFIGTFEDELIYLDPHTTQPVVDIGSTNTTGDESYHCCHASRMKLNHLDPSVALVRERERESSRQREM